GGAGTCCCCCAGGGAAGCGTTATCGGGCCGATAATGTTCCTGATTTATATCAACGATCTACCCGAGATGTTAAACTGTACAACAAAATTGTTTGCAGATGATGCCAAGCTGTACAGCAGAAACTCTACCCAAGAAGAAAGGGATCATCTACAAAGCAATATTGACATCATGTGTCGATGGTCTGAAGATTGGCTAATGTCTCTGAATACAGAGAAATGCAAACATATGGAAATGGGGCCCAGAGAAAAATTAACGAgctataaaataaatcaaagcgGAACTGATCATATCCTGGAGGAAGTAGACAGCGAAAAAGATCTAGGTGTCTACATTGATAGGAACCTCAATTTCAACACCCACATACAGAAAACCGCTAACAAGGCCAATCAGATAGTTGGAATAATATTCAGAAGTTTTACCTACATGAGCCAAGATATCTTTGTAAGACTCTACAAATCCCTTGTCAGACCGCACCTGGAATATGCTTCTGTAATCTGGTCACCACTCTATGTTAAAGACAAAATAGCAATTGAGAGCATTCAGCGTAGATCTACCAAACGTGTACCATCACTTCGAGATAAATCATATCCAGAGAGGCTGTTAGCACTTGGTTTACCAACTCTAGAATACCGTCGCGAAAGGGCCGACATGCTGGAAGTGTTCAAAATTCTGAACAATATTGATGTTCTGGACCGGGAAAAAATATTTAGGCTATGTGACTATAGAGCAACGAGAGGTCATTCGAAAAAGTTGTTCAAGAGACCCTGTTAGAAACATCTTGTGTCCAGTTATTTCAGCAACCGAGTTATAAAGCCATTGAATGCTCTACCTGAACATGTAGTTTCAGCCCCCAGTGTCAATTGCTTCAAGGATAGATTGAACAAACATTGGAAGGACCATCCACGGAAGTTTATACCTTCATTCTTATAAAGTGATTGCAGTGCCgcttttgaaattattttatcaatcaGCTTGATTTTTCTTACTAGAACAAATGACTGAAATGtgtgaaaatgtgtttttaattcaaagaAAAGTTCTACACCAGGAACTgtcaagatacatatatatcaagtgtaaatagtatgtgtaaataagtgcaCATTATTTCAAGTGTACAAAATGTGCATTACcatatgtatatctatttagTGAAGAAACAACCAATCCGAAGTCGATAACCTTCTATTTGATAAACCTCATTCTGTAATGACATGGCGATCTTACCTCGATGTCATACTGTGATTACTGtgattgaatggtttcccgtttaatataacatatattttacgagtatgacagaatatcgatattttcacgagtacTACACAAgtgaaaatatcgaaatattctgtcatacgagtgaaacataaatattaaacgggaaaccattcaatgtTGTTTTTGCTAAGTGCGGGATTTATATAGTAGCATAATTCGTATCTGTTTGACGTTAAGTTACTCGttcaacttgacggcgccattttaaAAGGGCTGCTCAACGCAATTTTAAGctttttctgctgttatcggagaatatGTGCATAAATAGCCAATTTCAAGCGAGTATTTTGCAAAAAcaagtctgaatatttcagaaatacaacaaaataaccACTGTATCGACCTTCGCTTCGATTAGAAGGTGCATCCTTAAACTTTAGTTCTGTATGGAACGCACCTGACAACAACTTCCGGGTCAAGAAGGAGGTCGACGTGTTTGACAGCCAGCTCATAGACAGTGATAGAGGACATTTCTGACAAAAATGATTTCTCTCAGGACAGGAACGATTATATCGGTGTTAGCGGTATTATTGGCTTATCTGTATGTTCAAAAGTATGGCAAAGAACCAAAACCACAACCGGGCGAGGGAGACCAGAATCGACTGTATCAAGTTTTGTCAGGCCTCCTGCGAGCCGAGAAAAAAGTGGCCCTCGTTGGAAGTCGTGTAGCGTTGGGATTCGGAGGCTGTCAGGATATTCTTGTAGAAGCAATGCCGTTATTTAAGAAGCTAGATATCCAGCCTCCATCCAAACCAATGCATCACGACTCCGTGGATACAGAGGAAGAGCTGTCACAATTGTTAGCCTACTTCTTCGAGCACGGTGCGGCAGCAGAGTAAGTTGTATCCCAGTGTCACAGGTGTCGTGTATTGATCGTATGTAGGCTATGTGTCagtattatgtattatattccTTATCAAAGTTTTGTAGAGACAGCAAAAATGGTTTTCCATTTGAAACAAAGAAAACCCCGGGACCAATGAGGTTTGATTTTTACTCTCCATGGCaatagaaaaatgaaatttcaaaatgtaatcCAAGGACCCTTCTAGCCAAAGGCATAACCAGAGTTCATGGTTGAGATTTATATGAGGGTTTTGGCTCATTATCTTGAATAGTTTTGAACCAGACACCTCATTTTAATACCCCTGCAAATGCAAGCATTTTCCTTGGTTGGAGTATCCAGTAATTGTGAACTCTGAACTTGATGTTGCTTTGTTCATTAAATTCCTTTTATGACAcatgtctttatttttttcttcaggCGATATGTCAGCAATGATACCCTTTTCAAAGAACTGACAGACACATCTAAGACTTTACCAGGGAACCGTGTTTTCCTGGGTGGAAATGCTCCAGTGATGGCACGCCGTTTAGCAAACATGGGTGCAGACGTCTTGTTGGGTGCAAGATTTGCAAAAGATCTCATCAACACCATGCCAGACAATGTTAAGAGTAGGCAAAAACTATTTGTGGTGTTTAAATTTCAATCACTCATTTATTATGATCCTTATATAAAATGCATAGAAAGTGTCTTTTTAAAGAcacatactcccaaagaaatgtttataaatgtttacattttgacctctttacagttttcagacttaatatatacctaacaaattatcCTAAATCCAAAATTGGaggaaaatgtatatttatgaaagtacatgtatatgggaaATTCCccaaaataataactgggtccAATGGACCAAGTTTCTTTGCAAATTAGTACCACAATGTAATTGGCGGATTATCACAAAATGGCAagtttatgtatacatgtactcgATATGTTCCAAATCTCACCATAAAAATAAATGCGacaagttatttttatacactgatgtttCAAGGattcccccggtcaagcgtccagtccaatggtcattttaatgttaggagagcgtgaatgagcatcttggattgccattaatacttggtgcaactagaattttagcTTATTTGGGAGTATGCAGCTTTAAAAGTATTCTTTCATAATTAAGATAATGAACAGTTGtaacatttttaaaacataaactaagaataattaatattatagatattttatgATTAAATATGGAATCACCAAATCATTTATGTGCCTAGATCTTTGATTGTGTAATAACTATTTAATTGGGTAATGTTTGAATATGTGCTGAAGTTTCTTTTATGTACACTAGACTTTTGCTTTTAGCATAGTTTTTAGGCTTAAAAGAGATAAAGGTACATGTGTACTTGGTTTGACATACAGTCAGAATGGCCTTGATATAGATCTTCTAGGTAGACAATCTTTCCTCAAGGAGACCGAGTCAGAACATTTCCTGTAAATAGAACAggttatttagatattttatggGATACTATtgattctaactgataaatgcTACACATTTTACCACAGATTTGGTTAATTAAAGATCCTTCAATCAGTGTTGAAAATACAAAACCATCTATAGTGACATATTGATAGAATAAAAGATCAACAACAaatgaaacatgtacatgtatataaagactGAAGTCTTGtaagaaatataaagaaattcAGCACCTTTACTTTAGTAATTATCATGATAATATTCCTACTTTAATCATGACCCCATAGAATTTGTCTTGGTTTGTAAGTCAACTTTCctaagattttttatttactgacAGTTGTAGGTGATGTATTGGAGGAGAATGACATCCACTTGTTGTTAGAATATAAGACAGGTGAAGCCTGGGGAGAATATCGGGCACCTCGTGCTAACAGGTAAATATCAGAGAATTTTATGTCTTACTTATTATTGTGTTCATGGATATAGAAACATTGAGATTTAAGCCCCTTGTAATAAAAGGGGAATCCATATTATAACTATAGATAATATGCGAGGATAGAGCTATATCAACCCATCGATAGAAACAGACAGTTCTCCTAAGTAATGTTATTACTTGTTTCTCTTAGAGCTCTGTCTACCATGCCATGACATGCATCGACTGCTTTATATGTACCATACAAAATCATGTTCTGATCTACCGTACTAACTTAGTTTCCTGGTGTTTTTTCTGTAGGCTGATTGTACACAGTGATAATAGTAACCCTTACCTGGAGACATTAGAAGCATTGGAGAAGGAACTACCAAACTTTGATCCATCTGTTCTAGTCATCGGTGGACTGCAAATGATGGACAACTTCCCTTTCAAAGAAGGTGCTGTatagtaaaatattaaatgaaatgcataagaaaaaaatatcaaccatATCTCTATTtaagaatttatttttaaagatattgtAGTGAGATGTAGTTAATTTTAAATGGCTTTTGTACAtgttcttttattttatttcaaaaatctttaaaaataaaagaacTCTCTTCAATTCTGATTTAgtttaatgatgatgatgacattaGGTGTCGGTTCTTGAGTAAATGTTATTTTACAGTAGACTATTTGTGACTAAATCTATATGGCTAACAGACAAGAAAATGTCTCTTAGATCTGACACATGGCAATGTTCAGAGAAGAAATGTGAATCTCAAATCAGCTGCAAAATGTAATGATCCTTAAGAAACTTTGAGTGATAAAATGTTTAGATGTATAcccgatatacatgtattattcaatgaaattggcatttttttttgtttttcaggaGAAAGATTGGAACGTCTTGATAAGCTAAAGAATATGCTGATAAAAACACCTAAGAAAACAAGCATCCATTTTGAGATGGCTTCATTTTCTGATGCAACCCTGATGCAGGAGATTTTAGACAATGTAGTTCCTTATTCTGATTCTCTTGGGATGAATGAACAAGAGTTACCAAACCTAGTCAGTATGTTGACCAATGGCAACATTTCTCTGGTGGCAGATGCCTATCCAAGAGTAGCATCCACGCTTGATGAAATGCGATTGATCTACAAAAAATTAAAGAACACAGAAGAAATTGATGGAAAGCGTAAACTAACACGTCTCCATGTACATACACTGGCATACCAGGCCATACTTACAACCAAAGGGTCGGCTTGGAGAAACACAATGGCTGCAGCCGCCAAAGCTTCTCTGACAGCATACCGTCATGTCTGTGATTCAAAGGTTGTGGATTTGATGAAGGCTCGACTTATAATGGATGAGTCTTTCTCCACGAGTACGATGTCATCAGCCCAGCGGATAGCCATGCAAGAGGATCGCCCGGTGTCATGCTGGGAGGAGGATGACTACCAGATTTGTATTGCCCCTGTGTTAGTCTGTACAAATGTCAAACAGACAGCAGGGGGAGGGGATAATATTTCTTCTGCTGGATTAATAGTACAAGTAGAATGATTcttacaaatatttcatttacaatCTACAAAATTAATTGGATATATTTCGGTAATTTCTTGATAAGAAAACTTCATTCGCATAATTGAAATGCAGATttgtaacatttgaaaaaaaaagaaaaaagaagaagaaattaatttaatacAAAACGTGTAACTTTGTTTAGAATATTATTTTCCAAATTTTCTGTAATTTGCAGATAATTGTTATTAAGGCCACTAATTTTTCCAACATATTAATACTCCATACATTTCCATGAACTCCATATTTCCCAGTTTCTAATACCAGCAAATTCAACTTTGTGCATTTTTATCATTGAAACACCTGTTAGGTTTTTattaatataatgtatttagaaaatttgaaattcaaaattgattgGGAAATTGGATTTTGCTATGCATACAGTTTTAACCAGTACAGCAGTCAATATCTGTCTCTTCTTGCATTCTTATTGATACATTTGATAAACTGTATTTGCATTTTCAATATCTTGCACAtatccattatgttttattattatttctaaatTGCACTTAATCTTTTATGGATTTTGAAGTTAAAACAAAGCAAAACTTAACTGAAATTCCTCttttggctaccaagtcataaaatctaggtgTCACTTGGAAAAATTAGTCACCTGGTCTAGTTGTCgtaagttataaaaaaaaaacctcttaattctttagatcagtTTAACATCTCTAACTGTAACCCTTGAAAGATAAACCAAATCactaatttacataatttttttagtggccatgcaggcaccttataggtcaataactggtcgtaaatattgaatttaaggtgccatggccactaaaataggcgccACATTGAGCCCTGCTTATAAGTATTGCAGAAATGAATAAGAAAGTGAACAGTACTTGATTTATGAGAAACTGATCGAAAGCTTTATGTGTGGTTTATGTATTTCTGCAACATTATTTATGAGATATACTGGTGGTTTGTTTTAAATTACTAGTAAGCATAAATCACTTCTATTTCATGAAgtttatgtttttataataCAAGCGTAATTTGCACAAGCAGTTTATCACATTTTCAAATACCTTGTATCttgaaaattattcaaacaCTGATTAATTGTTCAACTTGatcacaatttaaaaaaaaatcaattccattagaataaattaaaataaaaaatcaaactttaaaTAAGTCATAACAAAAAATTAGTTCAACAGAAATGTATGATGATTGCAATCATCATAATTATGTCTTATTCATTCACATCCTTGCAAAAAAGGTAATTTGAAGTCAaatcatatatttaaatattttctgtaattttgtgatacatgtatctatatatatacctattataGCACAAGTATTATCTTTCTTTTAATCATGATGTCTTGCATCTGTTCAAGTGATAGTCccagttttacatttttttgttccctgtatttattttataatcatttacatgtacacaatgtTTGTCTAATTGGTTCCATATTTGTTGTGTCCTATAAGGCCtatggaaaataatacatgtgcTTCCACTAACGTACCAGAAATAAATAGGGTAGGTAGGTGggaaaatgtttgattttttaatggtttttactaaggttatatagacaagCAATCTTAACTTTTAATAGTtcttcattgaaattggcctaAAAAACATCAGGGTAGacacaaaaatatgaaatcTTTAGGGTTAGCACAAACACAAGGATTGTTTTTAAGGcctgacatttatatataggtcCAAAGTATTAGTGGAAACACAGGTATTTTTTAGGCCTGACCTAAATACAGGTCCATTGGGTTAGCAGAAACACAAGTATTGTTTTTTAGGCCTGACCTATATATAGGTCCATAGTGTTAGCggaaacatttattttgtttaggcCTAACCTATATGTACAGGTCCAAAGGGTAAGCAGAAACACATGTATTTCTTTTGGgagagacctatatatagcaGAAGAAACTAGTGCATTATTACTGTAGAGGAAATCCAGTGATTGAGAcataaattatgatttattaagtatcagttatatagatatacaaaatatgaagATGATACAAAGATGCATCAAGTGATAATTATGTAGTCGATACCAAATGTCTGTTTGTAATATTTGAAAAAGAAGTATGACTTTTTTACTCatctgttttgtttgatttaattattccaaaatgtacctgtatatacaaaaatgtatttgaataatgatgaaattttgatttttgtgtgAACGGTAAAACTAGAGTTCAATAAGAATGTTCATAACACCTAGAACAGCCTGTGAACTTAATAGAAGGAATCTAGGAGGGAGCTATTCTACTTTGTAATTCTATGTTTCCTTTAACAATAGTGACTTAAACTACCACTAACTATATTTTTAGTCGGTAAGCAAGCAATATAATGaagttttattgatatacaattttaattatctcccctagaccATTGGCAACTACAGTTAAGTATTTGGAGTCCAAGTATATTCCTGTTAGACACAGTAACATTCAGGTACCAAACAAGTACTTCTGATACTTGaactttcatttttgtaatttaaagTTTTGGGTAGATACTACTTGCTGTACTGCTAGGATTATACACAGTCTTATAACAGCTACCATTCTTTTTATACTAAGTAGaaattaaagaggcttacccgcagacggaccggtaaacggcacatctccgatcactaaataaacttcagtacacgtttctatgtgacaaaattagaggctttccgactttatttcttgaaaacaattacagaatatgtatttaaaagacgttttaaaactcaacctgagagggaaatgtatggaatataacggcaaatcttctttgtaaatcgccgctgcctttgaagttatcactgtgcggcactgtgcacgtgcttgtttctttgatgtgtcaatcaaattagacttattgcgggttacgattaaataaataatatttaaaaatgaggttttaatatcacttttcagcgttttatacggaaaataaaatgaaaaactcaacaattccaacaatctgtcatgtgtaaaaaatctttttctattagccaatttttctgatctctctgcgggcaagcctctttaatcGGTTTAAAACATAATTCTGATTGTAATTATGTAAGATTTTCCTGTGATTCTTACTGGTGTATGATTATAAACTTTACTTAATTCATAGTCACAGAACTTAGTCCGCTTTTATAGtaacgggtttttttttaatgaatttttggTAATGGAAACTGTTAGTTTTAAAAAGGATGCTACATTATATCTTTACTACAATAAGTTTGTGTTCAATGTTGTCTTGTTTGATATCACTTTACACTTTGTTTGTTGCTCTGTACACATTAACTAAACATTTCTATATCTGCTGGTACTATGTAGCATAGTTCtccatttttgtatatatattttatggataaaacaaattacatcaAGATGAAGCACATTTTTCATATACGTGCATCTTGTACATCATTTTGTACTGCAGTGAATTTCAAACTTGCCATATGTTACGAGGTATGTAAGCAGATATGTGGTTTTTTCTGGGTATCCCGGTTTCCTCCCACCAAAAGACCCCATCCACGCTTCCTTTCGGGCCAACGATAGTGATTAtcataagttgatataacttgtttctaAATGGTTGTGAAATGTATAAAGTTTCCATTTATAAGCTGATGTTCAGGTTAAGCCTACTCTCTATACAGAAAGATGATGGCAATATTTTAATTGTCATATACAGAATAcataatagtaaaaaaaaaagagtgcCATTTCCAATGGTTTGAAAAGAAAAATCTATCATGTGGCCAAAACTTTTATATCAACTTAATAAAAGCAGGTCATCATATTAAGAAATAATAAATCAGTTATGTTTCACTATCTCATCAGAAATGgaaaatcaatgttttatataactgcATTCCCAACCCATGTCTGTATTCAATCAGAAGATCTCGGGTAATCTTTCAAGAGAGGTGGCCAGAGAGGCCCAAGGAGTTCTGATTGGTCTGTATTATGTGTATTACTACAGtgtatgatacatgtaatattgaTTGTGGGTTCGAaattcgtgccaagtccctgtgtagaTCAAGGTTTGTCATGACCCTAGGCCTCTTGGTCATCGAGGAAAAGGCAATTAAATAAATGACACATTTGAACAcgtttgaccttgaaagtagtcatttattttaacaaacttggcaGCTCTTCATTCCAGCATATTACTGGCCCAATATAATGACTCTAGCCTTCTTTGTTATACAGTTGAAGTTGAAAATGGTAATTGATGGATGCTGGTCAAAGGTGATTGCAATAGGTAACACAAGATTTTGTCTCGGGTGACAAAAAAGGCATTTACTTGTGTAAGAGTTGATAACCAGCATCATTTGttttttatctgtatgtgtTTTAAACGCAGGTATATGCTTCggataaaatgtattttaagaGATGGGATATTTTGTCAGATATACCGtcttaaattattttataaactagaaatgttttgatttaattgttattcagaatttatttcacacaagTTTTTGTTCACTGTTAATTCAAGCGCCAACTTACTTAGAATTTTTGCTCATATTGTTTACTTAATAGTTATACTTTATTGAATAGATGCATCCCAGGGGCAAGGTCCACAGCAATAGGGTCttagaattattttattttagtgaTAAATTTCTGCCTTGCTCCTATGTAGATAATAAATATGTGTCTGCCTTGAACCAAAGACGTGTATgtctgatatacatgtacatgtctctgCTTGAacctgtttgtttgttgttagaTTTTGAACATTGAATACGGTTCCTTGTTTTTAAAGGagataatgtaaaatttaatcTGTATGCCCCATTTGTCCTTACAATTGCAAAGGAGCCAACTTGTCGTTATGGTGTTGATAtgaacatttgtttttaaaaatatatcgaAACTTGTTAATAACACAAACTTTTTATTCATCAATTAGCATAGGAATTATgtcaaattgattgaaaattaaatttaaatttgattttgattattAAAATCATGCATGCATTACACTACATGTTTCTCATGTTGATTGAAAGATGGAAATTAAATTCTAATTGATTGTTTTAAAACAGAATCTTCAGTCTATGATTATTGATAAGATGTTAGACCTTTTGAAGCGAGTAGACTGGGATTGTAATACAGAGTTTGATACTCTGTTTATCACATACTGATAACAAAGGTAAATGTGTTATATCACTATAACACAAGATTATTTGAATTGTGATATTTTAGATTGAGAAATGAGACAGATTTCTTCATTTGTAGCATCTTAGCCTATACAGTTAAAGTGTATATTTTTATGATCCAGAACATTCTCCTGAAAGACTTTATCCAGAATATTGGCATAAAGAGCTGATggaataaaaacatgtttgagTCAACGTTATCTGCCAATTGACAACAGTTGGACAAATTAACAGATTGGCAATAAACATATGTCTGACATATCCTTTATTTACATGATCTGTAGGTCAAATGCTACAATATTATGTTAAAAATACTGCCTTTTTTCTGAAATTAGAAACTTTATTAGTGAATGTATTTAAATTTGTATTCAAAATTgccatattgttttttaaataactacaatatagactgtatcAAATGGTGAAGAAAACCATTACAAACATGGAACATTGCAGTTATATTAAATGATACTGTACAATGCAACTGAAATACATATCTTTTAAGAAATGGTGCTTTTTATGCATGTACCTACCTATATTAAAGTTCTTTGTTATCCATACATTATATTCATAATAACAATAAAGTACAATAATCACATTGTCAATGTGATTTATATGATCTCACCGATAACATTGTTCTCTGACCATCAGATTGGCAGTTTGAAATCTGtgattataacagtataatattcCTGGTGTTTTAACATGTCtccataaaaaataaaatctattacCTGTTTGTGTATGTTACTTTTGTGTCCATACATCGTTCTatccttcagcactttcttgTCTGGATTCTATTtcctacactacttgtcacAGGACTCACTTTAAACTTTGGGCATGGATTCACCTAAGGGAGGCAGTGTGTCATATATCCATACCTataccaaaagtaggtcacccTTGACCTCAacgaaagaaaaaatattgtccCGGCTTAATTTCCTACCACTTGTCACTGGAACATCATAAGCTAGCTTTAGTCAACCAAAATATATGTCATAAGTAATTCCTTTTGATATTTGCCTtactttgattaaaaaaaaataaatgtgtcctactgtacatCTTTTGTATAAAATTTCACATTTGGCAGGGAATCATTATTTGCTGAAAAGTGTTGAGAAATGATTTAAAAAGAGTATAATATGCTATAATATCAGAAATTCTCTGGATTAAGATTTTGTGCATGACAGAATTTGCACTTGCTTTGCATATGATCTCCTTTCTTCTGGGAAATAAATCCCAAGGAGTTTGTGTTAAATTGGTATACCTCGAAAAATAGGTATGGCAGTTTgaaagtatgtactgtataaaGCAACAAGGGGCCCAATGGGacccaaatcgctcacctgcaatgcagtgatcttttcatatatggatcctgcagttatttgaaagcatgctacagcaccaatataatgtctctctgcactttggctattcactaaaagtcatttaaagatttaagcatacttgatcgacatgaccttgaaggtcaaggtcattcatttgaacaaagttggtagcacTTCCCCCCCAGCATGCtagacctaatatcaagtccctgggatgcttggttattgagaggaagtcgtttaaagattttagcctttttgactcctgtgaccttgaatgaaggtcaagctcattcatttgaacaaactagagagcccttaaccccagcatgctacaggccaaatattaggtctctgggactcttggttattaagaagtcgtttaaagattttagcctttttgactcctgtgaccttgaatgaaggtcaaggtcattcatttgaacaaattttgtagccctttatcccagcattttacagacccaatatcaactccctgggactctt
This DNA window, taken from Pecten maximus chromosome 3, xPecMax1.1, whole genome shotgun sequence, encodes the following:
- the LOC117323665 gene encoding ADP-dependent glucokinase-like translates to MISLRTGTIISVLAVLLAYLYVQKYGKEPKPQPGEGDQNRLYQVLSGLLRAEKKVALVGSRVALGFGGCQDILVEAMPLFKKLDIQPPSKPMHHDSVDTEEELSQLLAYFFEHGAAAERYVSNDTLFKELTDTSKTLPGNRVFLGGNAPVMARRLANMGADVLLGARFAKDLINTMPDNVKIVGDVLEENDIHLLLEYKTGEAWGEYRAPRANRLIVHSDNSNPYLETLEALEKELPNFDPSVLVIGGLQMMDNFPFKEGERLERLDKLKNMLIKTPKKTSIHFEMASFSDATLMQEILDNVVPYSDSLGMNEQELPNLVSMLTNGNISLVADAYPRVASTLDEMRLIYKKLKNTEEIDGKRKLTRLHVHTLAYQAILTTKGSAWRNTMAAAAKASLTAYRHVCDSKVVDLMKARLIMDESFSTSTMSSAQRIAMQEDRPVSCWEEDDYQICIAPVLVCTNVKQTAGGGDNISSAGLIVQVE